From one Oscillatoria sp. FACHB-1407 genomic stretch:
- a CDS encoding right-handed parallel beta-helix repeat-containing protein, which translates to MTASEITIRPVYKQPNPSVAPLPGGGFIAVWQSEYQDGMDAGIYGQRYDAAGNPIGTEFLINVTTKDNQATPTVAAYPDGSFVVAWQSRNFGGTEYDIFARRFDAAGVPLGGEFLVNPNQANFQQNAAIATLANGNFVITWDSRQQEEGDSSSSLNIFARVFAPDGTPLTNQFPVNTASNENQAEPAITALKNGGFVVTWHSNRQDGSEYGIYGQAYDVNGTPTGSEFRLNTYTANSQNRPAIAALNDGGFVATWASYKQDGDNYSIVAQRFNANGVALGNEFVVNAGTAGEQNTPQIAALANGGFVVTWRSQPTFTDDYTVFARQFDANGTPTTSDIQVNTFATRDRGRAAVTGLASGGYAIVWHSADPSSTTFRTYERRFDANGNALNPPVQVNTYVSSEARITPVPASGANPTIVIAASDTDAVTAAGATYRATGTNDHEIVNRAISEVNAAGGGTVVLLPGVFTIGDNIRLRSNVTLKGSGWRTIVRLADQATLSDAGMIRTQGSSPLSSDVEIYNGHITDMQIDGNRERQSVKSNKYGIYGVYANSSFENLYIRNTPSYGFDPHENSNNGTPTTNLTIRNNIVENSGLDGITLDKVIDSVVENNLTFNNDRHGVNVVTDSENTRIENNVSIDNGGNGITVQLGSRNLPIYNNQIALNSTSGIYLFQEGGNDIQGNVIQRNGRYGVAVLSSSGNTISGNWVFDNSQSRNEGYSEIELYSDNITYSTNNVLRNNFIRSSLVNRSRFSIRERSPGDTNNTITGNATYGAAREQTRVNSASSVFAPQRARTIAGNWRNNLLKGTAANNVMLGRQGTDRVIGFAGNDVLMGGAGNDTLFGGIGNDSVWGEAGNDTITSGLGKDYVSGDAGDDRVNGEAGNDTLIGGIGRDTMRGGVGNDSLYGGEQNDSMSGQDGNDYLWGESGDDTLAGDAGNDYLNGGAGSDRLNGGTENDVLDGDAGLDNLNGGAGDDFVKGGLDNDTLLGDLGNDYLDGGKGNDSLNGGAGNDLLEGEDGNDILQGGTGNDILRGGSGADALTGSAGADVLVGGTDNDVLTLGSDGDRDTVLYARGDGTDAVRQFRLGQDQFAITGIEQVNIAVSGSNTLLRVAGSGALLMTLEGVTGLNAANIAGSLAAVNTATYTFG; encoded by the coding sequence ATGACAGCTTCTGAAATTACCATCCGTCCTGTTTACAAGCAGCCAAACCCATCGGTAGCACCGTTGCCTGGTGGAGGATTTATCGCCGTATGGCAGTCTGAATATCAGGACGGCATGGATGCTGGCATTTATGGTCAACGATATGATGCTGCTGGCAACCCAATTGGTACGGAATTCCTGATCAACGTTACGACCAAAGATAACCAGGCGACTCCAACCGTTGCGGCTTATCCCGATGGCAGTTTTGTAGTTGCATGGCAATCACGCAACTTTGGGGGAACCGAGTATGACATTTTTGCCCGTCGCTTTGATGCGGCTGGCGTTCCCCTGGGAGGCGAATTTTTGGTCAACCCAAATCAAGCCAACTTTCAACAAAATGCGGCGATCGCCACTCTCGCCAATGGCAATTTTGTCATCACCTGGGATTCACGCCAGCAAGAAGAAGGAGATAGCAGTAGCTCACTCAATATCTTTGCGCGGGTGTTTGCTCCTGACGGCACCCCATTGACCAATCAATTTCCTGTGAACACTGCCTCTAATGAAAATCAGGCAGAGCCAGCCATTACTGCGTTAAAGAATGGCGGGTTTGTGGTCACCTGGCACTCCAACCGACAGGATGGCAGTGAATACGGCATTTATGGACAAGCCTATGATGTCAACGGTACGCCTACAGGCAGTGAATTTCGTCTTAACACCTATACGGCTAATTCTCAAAATCGTCCAGCGATTGCCGCGCTCAACGATGGTGGGTTTGTGGCAACCTGGGCATCTTACAAACAGGATGGAGACAACTACAGCATTGTTGCTCAACGCTTTAATGCCAATGGGGTTGCTCTGGGAAACGAATTTGTCGTTAACGCAGGGACTGCGGGTGAACAAAACACGCCTCAAATTGCGGCATTAGCCAATGGTGGATTTGTGGTTACCTGGCGATCGCAACCAACCTTCACGGATGATTACACCGTCTTTGCCCGACAATTTGATGCAAACGGGACTCCAACCACCAGTGATATCCAGGTCAACACCTTTGCCACCAGGGATCGGGGGCGAGCAGCAGTCACAGGCTTAGCCTCTGGTGGATACGCGATCGTGTGGCACTCGGCTGATCCAAGTAGCACGACATTTCGCACCTACGAGCGGCGGTTTGATGCCAACGGCAATGCGCTCAATCCGCCTGTTCAAGTTAATACCTATGTCTCTAGCGAAGCTCGCATTACCCCAGTGCCAGCATCGGGAGCCAATCCAACGATTGTAATTGCTGCCAGTGACACGGATGCTGTGACAGCCGCAGGAGCAACCTATCGAGCCACAGGCACGAACGATCACGAGATCGTCAATCGGGCGATCTCAGAGGTCAACGCGGCGGGTGGAGGCACTGTTGTTCTGTTGCCAGGAGTATTCACGATTGGAGACAACATCCGATTAAGAAGTAATGTCACCCTGAAAGGATCTGGTTGGCGTACGATTGTTCGATTAGCGGATCAAGCCACCCTCAGCGATGCAGGGATGATTCGAACCCAGGGGTCCAGTCCGCTCAGTTCAGATGTCGAAATCTACAATGGGCATATCACCGATATGCAGATTGACGGCAATCGCGAACGGCAATCTGTTAAGAGTAACAAATATGGGATCTATGGCGTTTATGCCAACAGTTCTTTTGAAAATCTCTACATTCGCAACACGCCGTCCTATGGGTTTGACCCCCACGAAAACTCGAATAACGGGACTCCCACAACGAATCTGACGATCCGAAACAACATTGTTGAAAACAGCGGCTTAGACGGTATCACTTTGGATAAAGTGATCGATTCAGTGGTCGAAAACAATTTGACGTTTAACAACGATCGCCACGGCGTTAATGTGGTAACGGATTCCGAAAACACGCGCATTGAAAACAACGTCAGTATTGATAACGGTGGAAACGGTATTACCGTTCAGTTAGGGAGTCGCAACTTACCCATCTATAACAACCAGATTGCGCTCAACTCGACGAGTGGCATTTATCTCTTTCAGGAAGGGGGAAATGACATTCAGGGTAACGTTATTCAACGCAACGGACGCTATGGTGTTGCAGTGCTGAGTTCATCGGGTAACACTATTTCCGGTAACTGGGTGTTTGATAATTCACAATCTCGTAACGAAGGTTACAGTGAAATTGAACTCTACAGCGACAACATTACCTACTCCACCAACAACGTTCTACGAAATAATTTCATTCGTAGTTCTCTCGTGAATCGTTCTCGGTTTAGCATTCGGGAGCGATCGCCCGGAGACACGAACAATACCATTACTGGAAACGCCACCTATGGAGCAGCACGAGAGCAGACCCGTGTGAATTCAGCCAGTTCTGTGTTTGCACCACAACGCGCCAGAACCATTGCAGGCAATTGGCGCAACAACTTGCTGAAGGGAACTGCTGCAAATAACGTGATGTTAGGCAGACAGGGAACGGATCGCGTGATCGGCTTTGCCGGTAATGATGTGTTGATGGGTGGTGCAGGTAACGACACCCTGTTTGGGGGAATTGGCAATGACTCAGTTTGGGGTGAAGCTGGGAACGACACCATCACATCAGGACTTGGTAAGGATTATGTCAGTGGTGATGCCGGAGATGACAGAGTCAACGGTGAGGCAGGTAACGACACCCTGATCGGGGGAATCGGCAGAGACACCATGCGGGGTGGAGTCGGGAATGACTCCCTCTATGGCGGTGAACAAAACGACTCGATGTCAGGACAAGACGGCAACGACTATCTCTGGGGCGAGTCGGGCGATGACACCTTAGCAGGGGATGCTGGCAACGACTATCTCAATGGGGGTGCTGGGAGCGATCGCCTCAATGGGGGAACTGAAAACGATGTGTTAGATGGGGATGCCGGGCTCGACAATCTGAACGGCGGTGCTGGTGATGATTTTGTCAAAGGAGGACTGGATAACGACACGCTGTTGGGCGATTTGGGCAATGACTACCTCGACGGTGGCAAGGGCAATGACTCGCTGAATGGTGGTGCTGGCAATGATCTGCTCGAAGGTGAAGATGGCAACGATATCCTGCAAGGTGGCACTGGCAATGACATTTTGAGGGGGGGGAGCGGAGCAGACGCCCTGACCGGAAGCGCAGGTGCCGATGTGTTGGTCGGTGGCACGGATAATGATGTGTTGACATTGGGCAGTGATGGCGATCGCGATACAGTCCTCTATGCCCGTGGTGACGGCACAGATGCGGTTCGGCAGTTTCGGTTGGGGCAAGACCAGTTTGCCATTACTGGCATTGAGCAGGTCAATATTGCGGTCAGTGGTAGCAATACGCTGTTGCGAGTTGCTGGCTCTGGTGCTTTATTGATGACCCTGGAGGGAGTCACGGGGTTGAATGCTGCCAATATTGCGGGTTCTTTAGCGGCAGTCAATACAGCAACCTATACCTTTGGCTAA